The Megasphaera vaginalis (ex Bordigoni et al. 2020) genomic interval GTTTCAAAGTTTGTGCCGCAAACATTTGTTATCGGGGAAGCATTCAAGGCTCCCGGCAGTGCTTTGACAGCGACGACAGATGCGTTTAATGCAGCACTGGAAATTTAGTAGTAAGTATTAATGTTGTCCATATATTGCCTGCCCCACCTCTTTGTGGGGCTTTGGCAGTATACACAGGAGGAATTTACAGTGGAAGAAACAACAACAAATAAACGGCTGTATTTTACGGCAATTATACTGTATCTTAATTATTTGGTTCTTGGCGTTGCCGCTTCCATTTTGGGGCATTATAAACAAGTATTGGCGCAACAATGGGGCGCAGTCCAACTGCCGGGCGGCCTGTACGATGCAAGTGGCGTCGTTTGGGTATCAGCTTCCTTGGGCTTGGGTTGCTTGATCGGCAGCTTCTTCTCCGGTCCTATTTCAGACCGATATGGCCGGCGCATTGCCTCTTTCCTGGGGGCCGTGTTTTATGGTATCTTTTTCTTAGGCGCAGCTCTTTCGACTAATTTGACGATAGCCTATATTGCCGGCTTAATCGGTGGGATCGGCAATGCTTTCCTTAATGGCGGCGTTATTCCGGCAACGATGGAAATTTTTAAAGGTCGTTCTGCCTTCGCCAGCATTATGACTAAATTGTTTATCGCCATCGGACAATTTATTTTGCCTTTTATGATCATGTATACCTCTTCAAATAGTTTGCCCTATACGACGCTGTTCTATGCATTTCCGGTTCTGTGCGCAGTCATTGCCGTCTTGACTGTTTTCATGCCCTTTCCGAAAAACAGTGCTGAAATTATGGCTGCTGATGGCGAAAAAACATCGTTCTTGCAGAGCTTGAAGTCGTTGAAATTTACGCCTATGAGTATTGCTTTGATTATTATGGGCTTTACGACGACGGCAACTTTCCAAATTTGGGTCAATTGCAACCAAGAGTATGGTAAATGGGTCGGCATGTCGAATCCTTCAGTTATTCAGTCGTATTATTCTATCGGTGTCGTTATTGCCGTCTTGGTTTCTGCGGTCATCGCCGATAAGCTTGTCAAATCAATTCGACTCATCTTTTTATATCCGTTAATCGCTTTCTTCATGTTGATCATTTTAGCGTTTGTTCGTACACCAACGATGGCGATTATTGGCGGCTTTGTTTTCGGGTACTCCGCTGCCGGCGGTATTTTGCAATTGGTTACGGCGACGGTTAGCGA includes:
- a CDS encoding MFS transporter gives rise to the protein MEETTTNKRLYFTAIILYLNYLVLGVAASILGHYKQVLAQQWGAVQLPGGLYDASGVVWVSASLGLGCLIGSFFSGPISDRYGRRIASFLGAVFYGIFFLGAALSTNLTIAYIAGLIGGIGNAFLNGGVIPATMEIFKGRSAFASIMTKLFIAIGQFILPFMIMYTSSNSLPYTTLFYAFPVLCAVIAVLTVFMPFPKNSAEIMAADGEKTSFLQSLKSLKFTPMSIALIIMGFTTTATFQIWVNCNQEYGKWVGMSNPSVIQSYYSIGVVIAVLVSAVIADKLVKSIRLIFLYPLIAFFMLIILAFVRTPTMAIIGGFVFGYSAAGGILQLVTATVSDIFPQIKGTIISVVMIMSSIGTWIGVSAAGSIATMGGADGPLYVIAFNAVITLLSVLLALFVNIASRQKTAA